In one Candidatus Ancaeobacter aquaticus genomic region, the following are encoded:
- a CDS encoding methyltransferase domain-containing protein, producing the protein MHYIQPHKKIMTFCSLCNSERAALFYQDNDREYLHCENCNLVFVPPQYFLSPEEEKIRYDLHENSPDDNGYRDFLGRLFVPLNKLLSPKSSGLDFGSGPGPTLSVMFEEHGHTMGIFDSFFANNEDVFNRKYDFITATEVFEHLHNPIGELDRLWSCLKSGGYLGVMTKLVIDKERFEKWHYKDDLTHVSFYSQETFEWLARYLNATISFFENDVIIFRKIKR; encoded by the coding sequence ATGCATTATATCCAGCCTCATAAGAAAATTATGACTTTTTGTTCGTTATGTAACAGTGAAAGAGCAGCACTTTTTTATCAAGACAATGATAGGGAATATCTTCATTGCGAAAACTGTAATTTAGTGTTTGTCCCCCCTCAATATTTCTTGTCTCCTGAAGAAGAAAAGATACGGTACGATCTTCATGAAAACTCTCCTGATGACAATGGGTATCGGGATTTTTTAGGCCGTTTGTTTGTTCCGCTCAATAAACTGTTATCTCCCAAAAGCAGTGGCCTTGATTTTGGGTCTGGTCCCGGGCCAACCTTATCCGTTATGTTTGAAGAGCATGGCCATACGATGGGAATCTTTGATTCCTTCTTTGCGAATAATGAAGATGTTTTTAATAGAAAATATGATTTTATTACTGCAACAGAAGTTTTTGAGCATTTGCATAATCCTATTGGCGAGCTTGATAGATTATGGTCGTGTCTCAAAAGCGGTGGTTATTTAGGCGTTATGACAAAACTTGTTATCGATAAAGAAAGATTTGAAAAGTGGCATTATAAAGATGATCTGACACATGTTTCGTTTTATTCACAGGAAACATTTGAATGGCTTGCGCGGTATCTTAATGCAACTATTTCTTTTTTTGAAAATGATGTTATAATCTTTCGAAAGATAAAGAGGTGA
- a CDS encoding aromatic aminobenezylarsenical efflux permease ArsG family transporter, with the protein MFIIMSALWLGILTSISPCPLATNIAAISFISKNILHPRAVIISGLVYTAGRVLVYAVIGSMIIFSFVSIPAVALFLQKYMSIILGPLLIIVGLILLRVIKFKIPSFSVSLDKQQKIARSGIGGAFLLGALFSLSFCPISAALFFGSLIPLALEYEYGIILPLVYGIGTGLPVVVVAFGIALGTLSVSQWFTVLSKFEYYTKKITGIVFVLAGIYYIARYIISVCAQ; encoded by the coding sequence GTGTTTATTATCATGAGCGCTTTATGGCTCGGTATCCTAACCTCTATAAGTCCGTGTCCTCTGGCAACAAATATTGCCGCTATATCATTTATATCTAAAAATATATTGCATCCCAGAGCCGTCATAATATCCGGTCTTGTGTACACTGCAGGTAGAGTATTAGTCTACGCCGTTATCGGCAGTATGATTATTTTTTCATTTGTCAGTATTCCGGCGGTTGCGCTATTTTTGCAAAAATACATGAGTATTATTTTGGGTCCACTCCTGATAATAGTGGGATTAATTCTTTTAAGGGTAATAAAGTTTAAGATTCCTTCGTTTTCTGTTTCGCTTGATAAACAACAAAAGATTGCACGCTCAGGTATCGGCGGGGCATTTTTGCTCGGTGCTCTGTTTTCATTATCTTTTTGTCCTATTTCAGCGGCACTTTTTTTTGGTAGTTTGATCCCGCTTGCATTAGAATATGAGTATGGCATTATATTGCCCTTGGTGTATGGTATTGGGACTGGGCTTCCCGTCGTTGTTGTTGCTTTTGGTATCGCTCTGGGGACACTATCTGTATCTCAATGGTTTACTGTTTTAAGCAAGTTCGAGTACTACACTAAAAAAATAACCGGTATTGTTTTTGTGCTTGCCGGTATATACTACATTGCACGATATATTATTTCGGTGTGTGCCCAGTAA
- a CDS encoding C-GCAxxG-C-C family protein, with translation MNEDVARELYHGEERLNCAQAILKAFQPVTGMPDDIIASFKAFGGGRAEGGVCGALYAAQRFVSDPEALRELDKMFEVEGGSTLCRPIRQEGRLPCRECVGLAARFVKDNLKMKEMLIK, from the coding sequence ATGAATGAAGATGTTGCACGTGAATTGTATCACGGCGAAGAGAGGCTGAATTGTGCTCAGGCTATTTTAAAAGCATTCCAGCCCGTAACCGGTATGCCGGACGATATCATTGCTTCTTTTAAAGCTTTCGGAGGTGGGCGTGCAGAAGGCGGTGTATGTGGCGCGCTCTATGCCGCACAGCGGTTTGTGTCTGACCCCGAAGCCTTACGAGAGCTCGATAAGATGTTTGAAGTAGAGGGTGGTTCGACACTTTGCAGGCCAATACGTCAAGAAGGAAGGCTTCCTTGCCGTGAATGTGTCGGTCTCGCGGCACGATTTGTTAAAGATAATCTAAAAATGAAAGAAATGCTGATCAAATAG
- a CDS encoding nitrophenyl compound nitroreductase subunit ArsF family protein, whose product MLLRTFAILFVSFCMFSGLDSTLPLVFSGETSSDQVIVYYFYGTVRCGTCKKIEQYTKETVEANFSDNKNIVFKALNMEKKINSHFVKKYKLFTRAVVLSLVKDGKEVSHKSLKKIWQLVGNKKRFEAYEKQEIESYLKQLEG is encoded by the coding sequence ATGTTACTGAGAACATTTGCGATACTGTTTGTATCTTTCTGTATGTTTTCTGGACTTGACAGCACTCTACCTTTAGTCTTTTCAGGTGAGACGTCTTCCGATCAGGTTATCGTCTATTATTTTTATGGTACGGTAAGATGCGGTACATGCAAAAAGATAGAACAATATACTAAAGAAACAGTCGAGGCCAATTTTAGTGATAATAAAAACATTGTTTTTAAAGCGCTTAACATGGAAAAAAAGATAAACAGCCATTTTGTTAAGAAATACAAATTGTTTACCCGTGCGGTTGTTCTTTCACTTGTAAAAGACGGTAAAGAAGTATCGCACAAAAGTCTTAAAAAAATATGGCAGTTAGTGGGAAATAAAAAGCGGTTTGAAGCATACGAAAAGCAAGAGATTGAATCGTATCTAAAACAGTTGGAAGGATAA
- a CDS encoding arginine deiminase family protein yields MNNCRKLKSVVFLLSLIAVLMCSSSIVFSSDIKPEVKAEWDRVETIVMQPPSIADFWISIFPKGNGYDTPFNYLAAKQEHLHYANILRAAGIKIYMVEDVLLEGTVDKDGNAIQGKKLNDLQNFAKKYLKIKCNELDDSVKKELEIEKDKAIKSLPPHVLIDLILQNPVITAEKDPNSISDFDAKYSLHPLLDLFYLRDQIITTPKGIVLGKFARAEVRHDESEVVKFALNKLGIKPVYAVTGKGTLEGGDFFMADGIAFIGEGVRTNSEGIKQLMDNDVIGVRKVVVVKDHLLSPAQMHLDTYFNLPAPKVAVLSLERVKKVDGGVDDSKASTVDVYELKNGSYIQTVKDRDFRDYLIHDLKYKIIPVSVKDQRALATNFLTIAPYTIVGPEGASQEFKDALKKEGVEATWVDMTNIKRGFGAARCVTQPIQRRQD; encoded by the coding sequence ATGAATAATTGTAGAAAATTGAAATCTGTAGTTTTCTTGTTGTCTTTAATTGCTGTTTTGATGTGCAGTTCATCTATCGTATTTTCCAGTGACATAAAACCTGAAGTAAAAGCCGAATGGGATAGAGTCGAAACAATTGTTATGCAGCCACCAAGCATTGCTGATTTCTGGATCAGTATTTTTCCTAAAGGAAATGGGTATGATACACCTTTTAATTATTTAGCCGCTAAACAAGAACATTTACATTACGCCAATATATTGCGTGCAGCCGGTATTAAAATCTATATGGTTGAAGATGTGCTTTTGGAAGGGACGGTAGATAAAGACGGTAACGCAATTCAGGGTAAGAAATTAAATGATCTGCAGAATTTCGCGAAAAAATATCTTAAAATAAAATGCAATGAGCTTGATGATTCAGTAAAAAAAGAGCTTGAAATAGAGAAAGATAAAGCCATTAAATCGCTACCGCCGCATGTGTTGATTGATCTGATCTTGCAGAATCCTGTGATCACAGCGGAAAAAGATCCAAATTCAATATCCGATTTTGATGCGAAATATTCACTGCATCCGCTGCTTGATCTTTTTTATCTCAGAGACCAGATCATTACGACGCCTAAAGGGATTGTTCTTGGGAAATTTGCCAGAGCGGAAGTCAGACATGATGAATCGGAAGTAGTGAAATTTGCTTTAAATAAACTTGGCATAAAACCCGTATATGCAGTAACGGGAAAGGGTACGCTTGAAGGCGGTGATTTTTTTATGGCGGATGGTATCGCTTTTATAGGTGAGGGCGTAAGAACAAACAGTGAAGGTATCAAACAACTTATGGATAACGATGTAATAGGAGTAAGAAAAGTTGTTGTTGTTAAAGATCATTTGTTGTCTCCTGCTCAAATGCATCTTGATACATATTTTAATCTTCCTGCTCCAAAAGTAGCCGTTTTATCGCTTGAGAGGGTTAAAAAAGTGGACGGAGGAGTAGATGACTCTAAAGCATCCACTGTAGATGTGTATGAACTTAAGAATGGGAGCTATATTCAAACAGTGAAAGACAGAGATTTTAGAGATTATTTAATACATGATTTAAAATATAAAATTATTCCTGTTTCAGTAAAAGATCAGCGCGCATTAGCAACAAACTTTTTAACGATTGCCCCTTATACGATAGTTGGCCCTGAAGGTGCAAGTCAGGAATTTAAAGATGCTTTAAAAAAAGAAGGTGTAGAGGCAACTTGGGTTGATATGACCAATATTAAGCGGGGTTTTGGTGCTGCACGCTGTGTTACTCAACCTATTCAGAGAAGACAGGATTAA